One window from the genome of Phycisphaerales bacterium encodes:
- a CDS encoding S41 family peptidase: MKRVLAPTCMLGLLMVIIVQLAAAAGDRFDALAWFDPIQDVLLEVRKNYVDELDDTKYKDLQRAAIDGMLKELGDPYTNYIPTQEQGDFDKNVRGRYVGIGASVEMRDGWLTIVSPMAGSPAIQAGIRAGDQVRAIDGETTRDEPIDESINRLMGTPNTEVIVTVHREGAPEGETEDVVVTRGQIQVSTVEGVHRVGEDWDYWLDPNQKLAYIRIRQFTETTSFDLYQAAMGLVKQGLSGLVLDLRFNPGGSLQAAIEISDMLISEGVIVSVKGREVDRSYSAHADGTLPDFPIVVLVNSQSASASEIVSGALQDDHRAIVLGTRSFGKGLVQDVRTLHSGAGQLKITTAAYYLPSGRNLHKWPDSKTWGVDPDPGFFVPMTNDEYRAMFDVRNELSVIREDNGKGEWADPQWVEETLKDKQLSAAIEALRLRLEKNEWIPTGSEMKPSDALIEELHLVERQREFFIEQLEEIDERLNNLTSFIPAEERQPVDLIPDELDVAGGTVEVHDAAGNVVAVLRIKESGSLEPALRQAGVEPVTKENEQEN; encoded by the coding sequence ATGAAGCGAGTGCTGGCCCCCACATGCATGCTCGGCCTGCTGATGGTGATCATCGTCCAACTGGCTGCCGCCGCCGGGGACCGCTTCGACGCGCTGGCCTGGTTTGATCCGATTCAGGATGTGCTGCTCGAAGTCCGCAAGAACTACGTCGATGAACTCGACGACACAAAGTACAAAGACCTCCAGCGGGCCGCGATCGACGGCATGCTCAAGGAACTCGGCGACCCCTACACCAACTACATCCCCACGCAGGAGCAGGGCGACTTCGACAAAAACGTGCGCGGCCGCTACGTCGGAATCGGCGCTTCGGTCGAAATGCGCGACGGCTGGCTCACCATCGTCAGCCCCATGGCCGGCTCCCCCGCGATCCAGGCGGGCATTCGCGCCGGCGACCAGGTCCGCGCCATCGACGGCGAAACCACCCGGGACGAGCCGATCGACGAGTCCATCAACCGCCTCATGGGCACGCCCAACACCGAAGTCATCGTGACGGTGCACCGCGAAGGCGCGCCCGAAGGTGAAACCGAAGACGTCGTCGTCACGCGCGGCCAGATCCAGGTCTCCACCGTCGAAGGCGTCCATCGCGTCGGCGAGGACTGGGATTACTGGCTCGATCCCAATCAGAAACTCGCCTACATCCGCATCCGCCAGTTCACCGAAACAACTTCGTTCGATCTCTACCAGGCGGCAATGGGGCTGGTCAAGCAGGGACTCAGCGGCCTCGTGCTCGACCTCCGCTTCAACCCCGGCGGCTCGCTCCAGGCGGCGATCGAAATCTCCGACATGCTCATTTCCGAAGGCGTGATCGTCTCCGTCAAGGGCCGCGAAGTCGATCGCTCCTACAGCGCGCACGCGGATGGCACGCTGCCCGACTTCCCGATCGTCGTGCTCGTCAACAGCCAGTCCGCCTCCGCCAGCGAAATCGTCAGCGGCGCTCTCCAGGACGATCACCGCGCCATTGTGCTTGGCACGCGCTCCTTTGGCAAAGGCCTCGTGCAGGATGTGCGAACACTGCACTCGGGCGCCGGACAATTGAAGATCACCACCGCCGCGTACTACCTGCCCAGCGGCCGCAACCTGCACAAGTGGCCCGACTCCAAGACCTGGGGCGTCGATCCCGATCCGGGCTTCTTTGTCCCCATGACCAACGACGAATACCGCGCCATGTTCGACGTGCGCAACGAACTCAGCGTCATCCGCGAAGACAACGGCAAGGGCGAGTGGGCCGACCCGCAGTGGGTGGAGGAGACGCTCAAGGACAAGCAGCTCAGCGCCGCCATCGAGGCCCTGCGCCTGCGCCTGGAAAAGAACGAGTGGATCCCCACCGGCTCGGAAATGAAACCCTCCGATGCCCTCATCGAAGAACTCCACCTCGTCGAGCGTCAGCGCGAGTTCTTCATCGAGCAACTCGAAGAGATCGACGAGCGGCTCAACAACCTCACTTCGTTCATCCCCGCAGAAGAACGGCAGCCGGTTGACCTGATCCCCGATGAACTCGACGTCGCCGGCGGCACGGTCGAGGTGCATGACGCGGCGGGCAACGTCGTCGCCGTGCTGCGCATCAAAGAAAGCGGTTCGCTCGAACCGGCGCTTCGCCAGGCCGGCGTCGAACCCGTCACCAAAGAGAACGAACAGGAAAATTGA
- the pdxA gene encoding 4-hydroxythreonine-4-phosphate dehydrogenase PdxA: protein MAERPDQLVIGVTMGDPCGIGPEVAVKALADARIRNSAGFRIFGDAPTLARAAEQAGIEPAWWIETPQQRSGVRPVPGQVVVVDHPAFAPAVAEARTRRIAEPSRAGGEASLAYLNAAIDAALLNRGDPQLIDAIVTAPISKSSWHLAGLRRFPGHTELLAERTRARQHAMMFVAPQLRVVLATIHLPLMEVRHRLTIGRVLEPILLGERACRDLLGIEHPRIAVCGLNPHASEGGLFGDEEHRIIEPAIRQAVEHGVNATGPYPADTVFNAAVDGRFDLVVAMYHDQGLIPVKLLARDEAVNVTIGLPIIRTSPDHGTAFDIAGRNLARPGSMVAAIGLACTFARRRA from the coding sequence ATGGCCGAGCGACCGGACCAACTCGTGATCGGCGTGACCATGGGCGATCCGTGCGGCATCGGGCCGGAGGTCGCGGTCAAGGCGCTTGCTGATGCGCGCATCCGTAACTCCGCCGGATTCCGCATCTTCGGCGATGCTCCGACGCTCGCCCGCGCCGCCGAACAGGCCGGGATCGAACCCGCGTGGTGGATCGAGACCCCGCAGCAGCGCAGCGGGGTGCGGCCGGTGCCCGGGCAGGTGGTGGTGGTCGATCACCCGGCCTTCGCCCCCGCGGTCGCCGAGGCGCGCACACGGCGCATCGCCGAACCTTCGCGCGCCGGCGGGGAGGCGTCGCTGGCGTATCTCAACGCCGCCATCGACGCGGCGCTGCTCAATCGCGGCGATCCACAGCTCATCGATGCGATCGTGACCGCGCCGATCTCCAAGTCATCCTGGCATCTCGCGGGCCTGCGCCGCTTCCCGGGCCACACCGAACTGCTTGCCGAGCGCACGCGGGCCCGGCAGCACGCGATGATGTTCGTCGCGCCTCAACTGCGCGTCGTCCTTGCGACCATCCACCTGCCGCTGATGGAAGTGCGCCACCGGCTGACCATCGGCCGCGTGCTCGAACCGATCCTGCTTGGCGAGCGGGCCTGCCGCGACCTTCTGGGGATCGAGCATCCGCGCATCGCCGTGTGCGGCCTCAACCCGCACGCCTCGGAAGGCGGCCTCTTTGGCGATGAAGAGCATCGCATCATTGAGCCGGCGATCCGCCAGGCCGTCGAGCACGGCGTGAATGCGACGGGGCCATATCCCGCAGACACCGTCTTCAACGCCGCCGTCGATGGCCGCTTCGATCTGGTCGTGGCGATGTATCACGATCAGGGGCTGATCCCGGTGAAGTTGCTGGCGCGCGATGAAGCGGTGAACGTGACGATCGGTCTGCCCATCATCCGAACGAGCCCGGACCACGGCACGGCGTTCGACATCGCCGGGCGCAACCTCGCCCGCCCCGGCTCGATGGTTGCTGCGATCGGCCTGGCGTGCACCTTCGCGCGCCGCCGCGCGTGA
- a CDS encoding DUF2062 domain-containing protein, producing MRHRRRRFTRLRAIWIRARRGSREGWRRMLRLEGSPRAIALGLAIGIVVAFSPTIGFQMIIAAFLASMVRANPAPAMMAVWITNPLTIPPIYTATYYLGRHFWPGRPVDIKLTLSRFVRELGRFEFYEVYSQFRELLELGVDVLAPMFIGGAIIGIALGAISYPIALIAVNRARRLLEAGRHRLAERRARAGHEHRP from the coding sequence ATGAGGCATCGTCGTCGCCGATTCACGCGCCTGCGGGCGATCTGGATCCGTGCCCGCCGTGGCTCGCGCGAAGGGTGGCGGCGAATGCTGCGCCTCGAAGGCTCGCCGCGGGCCATCGCGCTGGGACTGGCGATCGGCATCGTCGTTGCATTCTCGCCGACCATCGGTTTTCAGATGATCATTGCGGCGTTTCTCGCCTCGATGGTGCGGGCCAATCCGGCGCCGGCGATGATGGCGGTGTGGATCACCAATCCGCTCACCATTCCGCCCATCTATACCGCGACTTATTACCTCGGCCGCCACTTCTGGCCGGGCCGGCCCGTGGACATCAAACTGACGCTCTCGCGTTTCGTGCGCGAACTGGGCCGCTTCGAGTTCTACGAGGTGTACAGCCAGTTCCGCGAACTGCTCGAACTGGGCGTCGATGTGCTCGCGCCGATGTTCATCGGCGGCGCGATCATCGGCATCGCACTGGGCGCGATCAGTTATCCCATCGCCCTCATCGCCGTCAACCGGGCGAGGCGGCTGCTTGAGGCCGGCCGGCACCGGCTGGCTGAGCGCCGGGCGCGGGCCGGACACGAACACCGCCCGTGA
- a CDS encoding acyl carrier protein — protein MDRDEIYAKVTEVLVEALGVDDDEVSPNATLTGDLGAESIDFLDIVFRLEKTFGIKIDQGELFPDNVAQNPDYVENGQVTPKGIAELKAKLPHADFSSLESDPSVENVGEVFTVEAIVKFVEKKLNR, from the coding sequence ATGGATCGCGATGAAATCTACGCCAAGGTGACTGAAGTGCTCGTCGAGGCGCTGGGCGTCGATGACGATGAAGTCAGCCCCAACGCCACGCTCACCGGCGATCTCGGCGCCGAGTCGATCGACTTTCTCGACATCGTCTTCCGCCTCGAGAAGACCTTCGGCATCAAGATCGACCAGGGCGAACTCTTCCCCGACAATGTCGCCCAGAACCCCGACTACGTCGAGAACGGCCAGGTCACGCCCAAGGGCATCGCCGAACTCAAGGCGAAACTGCCGCACGCCGATTTCTCGAGCCTCGAATCCGATCCGTCGGTCGAGAACGTGGGCGAGGTGTTCACCGTCGAGGCGATCGTCAAGTTCGTCGAGAAGAAGCTCAACAGATAA
- a CDS encoding phosphoribosylformylglycinamidine cyclo-ligase, which produces MPPRASASNPGDKPLTYADSGVDIAAGDTMVGMIQSLMRRTHGPRVIDRPGGFAGLVRLDFNEKLFRRNYKEPVLVACTDGVGTKVKLASQLGVYDTVGIDCVAMCVNDMIVEGAEPLMFLDYLAVNRLDPQVGTAIVKGVADGCRLAGCALIGGETAEMPDVYSEGDFDIAGFAVGVVELDRAIDNSRVEAGDIIIGLPSSGVHSNGFSLVRKIVKVAGLDLGRIYPELDATQTLGQVLLTPTRIYTRSIVRLLRRYTVKKVVSGMAHITGGGLPGNVCRALPGDLDAVIDSKSWEMPPVFHFLQKHGRIERGEMLDVFNTGIGYVLIVRPSFANSVVKHLTKLREEPIVIGQIVKGGSGVVRVE; this is translated from the coding sequence ATGCCGCCCAGAGCATCCGCATCCAATCCCGGCGACAAACCCCTCACCTACGCGGACAGCGGGGTCGATATCGCCGCCGGCGACACCATGGTCGGCATGATCCAGTCGCTCATGCGACGCACCCACGGCCCGCGCGTCATCGACCGCCCGGGCGGCTTTGCCGGCCTCGTGCGCCTCGACTTCAACGAAAAACTCTTCCGCCGCAACTACAAAGAGCCCGTCCTCGTCGCCTGCACCGACGGCGTGGGCACCAAGGTCAAACTCGCCAGCCAACTGGGCGTCTACGACACCGTCGGCATCGACTGCGTGGCCATGTGCGTCAACGACATGATCGTCGAAGGCGCTGAGCCGCTCATGTTCCTCGACTACCTCGCCGTCAACCGCCTCGACCCGCAGGTGGGCACGGCGATCGTCAAGGGCGTGGCCGACGGGTGCCGGCTCGCGGGCTGCGCGCTCATCGGCGGCGAGACGGCCGAGATGCCCGACGTCTACAGCGAAGGCGACTTCGACATCGCCGGCTTTGCCGTGGGCGTGGTCGAACTCGACCGCGCCATCGACAACTCGCGCGTCGAAGCGGGGGACATCATCATCGGCCTGCCATCATCAGGCGTGCACAGCAACGGCTTCTCGCTCGTGCGCAAGATCGTCAAGGTCGCGGGGCTCGATCTCGGCAGGATCTATCCCGAACTCGATGCGACGCAGACGCTCGGCCAGGTGCTGCTCACACCCACGCGCATCTACACGCGATCCATCGTCCGGCTGCTGCGGCGCTACACGGTGAAGAAGGTCGTTTCGGGCATGGCGCACATCACCGGCGGGGGCCTGCCGGGCAACGTCTGCCGGGCGCTGCCGGGCGATCTCGATGCGGTGATCGACAGCAAGTCGTGGGAGATGCCGCCCGTGTTCCACTTCCTCCAGAAGCACGGCCGCATTGAGCGCGGCGAGATGCTCGACGTCTTCAACACCGGAATCGGCTACGTGCTGATTGTGCGGCCGTCGTTCGCCAACTCCGTGGTCAAACACCTGACGAAACTGCGCGAAGAACCGATCGTCATCGGCCAGATCGTCAAGGGCGGCAGCGGGGTGGTGCGGGTGGAGTAG